The following nucleotide sequence is from Myxococcales bacterium.
CGAATGCGGGTCCGCGCGGCGAGCGCGTCTCGCCTCGAGGGTGACGAGAATGCTCGAGCCGGGGCGTTCCGTCCCACTCTCGCCTCCGGCCGAACGCAGCGTTGGGTGCAGTGCCACGCCAGGCGTTCGAAAGCGAGGGAGCCACCTGGGCTTGCATCTTGCACTTCGGGCGGCATGGGAAGGCTCGTTCGGACGTCGGGGCTGTGCGCTCTAGTGATCATTGTCGGTACGCCGGCTGCTGCCTACGGGTACACGGTGAACAGCGAGATCACCGAAGCGTGCCACGAGACGATCACGCTCGATGCCCTATCCCGCCTCCGGAGCCAGCAGGCACTGGCGCCTCCACTGGAGCCACAGGGTCAAGACCGGGCGCTGGTCGACGACCTCCCGCTCAAAGCCGACACGGATCTGGCGGGCGCGACCCTTGTCCTCGCGAACCGCGACGTCGACCTGGACGGCAACGCGCCGGACGACCTGGACGCGTTGGCCATGGTCCACGGCTCCCCGGTGAATCAGAAGATGCACTGTCTGCGGGCCTCCAGTGATGACGAGCCCGACGGGTCTCAAAGGGCGTTGACCGCATGCCGGAGCGCGATCCGCGGTCAGGTGGAAAAGGCGTTGGCCGGGCTGGCCCCGGACGGAAGCGTGGACCCCAGCCGGCGCACGACCTTCGAAGCGGTGCTGGACATCCGTGGGTCGGTGGATGTCGCGCTGCCGACTTTCTACGTCGAGATGGGCCGGGCCCTGCACACCTTTCAGGATTCGTTCAGCCATCAATGGCGCACGAGCGATCACCTGCGGGTGACGACCGTGCTCAACTACGCCGACGTCGTCGACGAGGTGCATGAAGAATCCAGGGACGGGCCGCCGCATTCGTCCCAGCTGGATGCGTGCAGCAACCTGGATGCCTTGCGCACCGGCCGAATGAAGACCGCCCGGGATGCCTCCGTGGCGCTCATGGCCGCCGCGCTGGCGCCGGCCGCGAGCGACGCCGAACGGATGACACGGGTGGACGTGGTGCTGGGCCAGTATCTTCAGCTGGAACCGGGCTGCACGTATGCCAACCACTGGTGCGACGCGCCGGAGACCGAATATCGGGATCCCGCGGGTTGCGGTTGCCGAGCGAGCGTGGGCCAATCCCCGTGGGGCTTCTCGTCCTTCGTCTTCGGCGCGGGGCTGCTGTGGGCGCGGCGGCGCCGAGCCGGCCGCGGTGGGCCGCGCGTCGCGGCACGGGCCGCGCTGCTCGGGATCGGCCTGGCCAGCTCGCCCGCCGCCGCCCAAGACGTGCCGCACTCCGACGGATCACCCGCGGGTTCAGCGGCCGAATCGAAACCCAAGGCGGCCGCGGATCCCGAAGCGGAATCCAACCCAGAATCAGCGACGAAGCCCGAAGCCGAGCCGAAACCCGAAGCCGAACCGAAACCCGAAGCCGTGTGTTCTTCTGGCGATACCCCCGCCGACACGTCTCCAGACTCGGCGTCCCGCGAGCAGCCCTTTCCGCTGGGCATCTATTTCGCGGGTGGCGGCTCCCTGACCCATGCCGCCGCCGCCGCCTCCATCGGCGTCCGCTACCGGCTCTCGCCGCGCTTCTTGGTCGGCGTCGATGGCGAGCTCAACCCATTCTTCTCTCGCACGACGAAGCGGTTTCGCGAGGGCACGACCAACGTCTACGGCACGTTGGTCGTGCGCTTTCCCATGAACTACGAGCGAATCAACGTGCGCTCGACGTTCCAACTCGGCATCTCTCGGATGAACTTCGCCCTGTACGGCGTCCCCAAAGGCACGGTCGGCCCGTACGTCGGTTTCAACCTGGTGGGTCTCGAGTTCGAGGTCAGCCGCTCCGTCTACCTGATCCTCGACCCGGCTCACATCGCGATTCCGATCCCTCAAACGTCCGGCGTGCCCTTCAGCTACCCTCAGTACCGCGTGACGCTGGGGCTTCAGCTTGGTGCGTGAGCCGCCAGAGGTCCTCCGTGAGCGCGTGCGGCGGAGCGCAACGCTGGGTCTCGGCCGGGGTGGAGCGCAGTAGTCTTGTCGGTGACCCGGAACCTTTCGTGGGGGAGCGTCCCGGCGGGAGCGCGCCTTGCCACGCTCGCGTCGGCCGCGATGATCGCTCAGCAGGTCGCCGGGAAGGCCACCCGAGATGCACTCTTTCTCTCGACCTTCGGTGTGACGGCGCTGCCGGCGATGATGGCGGTTTCGGCGCTCTTGTCCCTCGTCGTCGCGTTCTGGCTCGCGCGCATGACCTTGCGCCACTCACCGGCCAAGATCGTGCCGGCGCTGTTCGGAGCGAGCGGCGTGCTCTTGCTCGGGCTGTGGGCCCTGAGCTTCAGCCTGCCGCGGCTGGCCGCCATACTGCTCTACGCACACACCGCTTTGTTCGGCGCGACCGTCATTTCCGCGTTCTGGTCATTGATGAACGAGGCCTTCGACCCGCACGCGGGCAAGCGCGCCGTCGCGTGGATCGCCGCCGGTGGGACGCTCGGCGGAGTGCTGGGCGGGATCGCCGCGTGGCGAGCGTCGACTGTGATTTCGGTGCCGACGATGCTGCCGCTGCTCGCGGGTACGAACTTCTTGTGTGTAGCGAGCACGTACCGCATGGCTGCTGGGGCGACGCGGCCTCGGTCCGAGAGCGCCGCGAGCACCGAGGCCGCTGCCGCGAATCCGCTGCGTTCGATTCGGGACGCCCCCTATCTACGAAATCTCGGGCTCATCGTGGCACTGGCAGCCATCACGTCGGGCCTCTTGGACTACGTCTTCAGCTCCGAAGCGATGATGCGCTTTGCGACCGCTCCCGAGCTGTTGGCATTCTTTGCCGTGTTCTGGCTGGTCGTGGGGGTGCTCTCGTTCGTGGTACAGCTCTCGCTCGGGCGGCTCGCGGTCGAAAAGCTCGGCCTCGCGCTGACGGTCGCGCTGCTCCCAGCCGTGGTCGTGCTCGGCGGGGCAGTTGGGCTCGCCGTGCCGGGACTGGGGAGCACGGCCATCCTGCGTGGTGGAGAGGCGATGCAGAAGAACTCTCTCTTTCGCACCGCGTACGAGCTGCTCTACACGCCGATCTCCGAAGAGAAGAAGCGCTCGACCAAGATGTTGATCGACGTTGGGTTCGATCGAGTGGGTACGGTACTGGCCAGCGCAATTACCGCGCTCGTGCTCTGGCTGGTTCCCGGGCGAACCGAAGTGCTGCTCCTCGTCGTGGCCATCGGCTGCGCGCTCGTGACCGTCACACGCTTGCGTCCACTGCACCGCGGATATGTGAGGATGCTGGAGCAGAGCTTGCGCAAAGGGGCGGAGGTCGAGCCCGTCGGTAGACAGTCGATCAGCCGCGAGGGACGGGCGCAGATCGCAGCAGAAGACGCCCTCGTCGAGCAGCTGGAGGACCGCCGCGCCCAGGCGCTCCCGGAGTCGTCGAGCGAGCGCCCGGCCGAACTCCAAGAGCGAACGGACAGCCTGGACGAAGCCATTCGAGCCGTCATTGACCTTCGCTCCGGCAACCCCCAGCGGGTCCGGCGGGTCTTGTCGGCAGATGGCCTCGCGGCGCCCCTCGTTTCGTTCGCGATCGCGCTCCTTGCCGACAAACAGTTTCACCTCGACGCGATCCGCGCACTCCGGAAGGTCGCCACACGCTCGACCGGGCAGTTGTTGGACGCGCTCTGTGACGAGAACGTCGAGTTCGACGTTCGGCGCCGAATCCCGCGTGTGCTCTCGGTGTGTTCCGCGCAACGGGCCGCGGACGGGCTCGTCCGGGGCCTGAGCGACGAACGCTTCGAGGTCCGTTACGCCTGCAGTCGCGCGCTGGTGAAGGTCGCCGGGCCGTCCTCGGGAGTGGTCGTGTCGCGGGAGGTCGTGACCGCGATCGTTCTTCGCGAGGCGAGTCTCGGCAAGGAAATTTGGGAAGGCCAAACGAGTCCGCCCTTCGACGAAGAGGAGGACGACGCGCCCGGGCTGTTCGAGCGGCTTCAGCAAGATAGGATCGATCGCAGCCTGGAGCATGTGTTCAACGTCATCGCGCTGCACGTAGACCCGGCGTCGCTCCGGATCGCCTTCCTCGCGCTTCACGCGGACGACCTCCACCACCGAGGAACCGCGCTCGAATACCTCGAGACCGTGCTCCCGGACGAGATCCGCGAGGCGGTATGGCCTTACCTCGGCGGGGCTCGTCCGATGCGTCCGGCGCGGCCCGCCCAGGAAATTCTCGCGGACCTGACCTACGGCGAACCGGGCACGGGTCCGTCGGCCGGGTGAAAGGGGCGGTGTCCGTCTCTGCGGCGTCGGGCTTCGGGACGCCTCTCATCCTCGGCGTCTCAACGTCACCCGCTGCACGACCGCGTTGCCGACGACACGACTGCCTTCATGCATGGCGATCTCGCCTCCCGACTGGACCCTGGACCGGGCCTCTGGCCAGAGCGGAGGGAGCCGAACGGTGCCGATACCACCGGGAGGAATCGATCGCGCGTCTTCCAGCGTGATGGGCGCGCCGTTGCTCTCCACCTCGCCGGACTCGGTGCGATTGCCAATGTTCCAGTCGGGTCGGTAGTCGGTGAAGACCGGGTGGGACCGCCCGCCGTCCTCGGTCGCCGTCAGGGCGAGGCGGGCTTCGACGAAGCCGTGCTCAGCCTCGCAGCTCCGAAAACGGCAGCGCGTGGCCTGGTCACCCAGCTCCATGCTCGGGCGCCTCGAGCGGCTGCCAGAGCTCCAGCCTGTTCCCGTCGCAGTCCTTGATCCAGGCGAAGAGACCATAACTCTCGTTCTGGCGCTTCGGGTCAATCCAAACGCCAGCAGCGGCGAGCGCCACCAACAGCGCTTCGAGGTCGTCCACGCGGTAGTTGATCATGACCGCCTGCTTCCCCTCGCCGAAATAGGTCGTGTCCATCGGGAATGGATTCCAGGCCGTCATCCCCGTCCCCGCCGGCACTTCATCCTTCCACATGAAAGTCGCGCCCCACTCGCCGACCTCGACGCCGAGGTGCTTCGCGTACCACGCTCCCAACGCCTTCGGGTCCGCGCTCCTCAGGAACACTCCGCCGACTCCCGTCACTCTCGCCATGTTGCCTCCTCGTCTGTCCTTTACCTTGCTCGCTCGCGCGGCCGCAACGCACAACGAAAGCGATCCTCCACGCGCCGGACGGCAACCTGGTTTTCTGCCGTGGCCGCGCGCTCGTGCGCGGACCCCTCAGGCAACGACATGTGGCACGCCGGTCCGAGTGACGGATCCCTGCTCGCGCGAGAGAGAAGGTGAAGCTCAACGATTTTCTAGGCACGGAGCGGCGCCCCGCCCCGCCTCGATGCGTCGCTCGAGCATCGGGTTCCGGTGCGGGCGCTGATGCACTACATGACATTTGGACGCCGTGCTCGACTGGTACCGCCGCTATCGCAAGTGGGCCCATGAGGAGTGGGATCAGCGCGCCAGCGTCGCCATGGCCGCGTGCGCCGGCGCGGCGGGCGCAGGCCTGCTCTCTCTCTGGCACATCATGGGCTGGTCGTGGCGCCCTTTGCTGGGGTGGGTTTGCCTGATCGGAGGTCCCATCGCGGCGTTCGACGCCTGGGGCGCCGCGATGTACCGCGGGCGCGCGGGTGAGGCTTGGGCGCGCTCCGCGCTGATCGTCGTCATCTCGCTCGGCGCGGCCTGGGTCGGGTTCGGGACCGAGTGACCCGGCGCGCGTCGCCCGCGCACCGGCGGACCGCGGCGACTACGACCACCGATCCGAAAACGGCTGGGAGGGCATGATCTGCCAGCACCTTGCGGTTCGATGTCGAGTCGTCCAGCATGCACGGGGAAGACGAGATGACAGCGCGAACCTCGATCGGCTGCATGGCCGCGTTGCTCCTGGCGACATTGCCGGCGCGCGCTGACGTCGCGCCGCCACCCCGCGCCAAGATCACGCTCGAGCTGACGGTGGAGGGGCAGGGGACGCTGCCCCAGCTCAAGCTGTTCGTGACCAACTGCAACGAAGAGCCCGAGAAATCGGTGCTCGAGCCGAACGAGCCACTCGTATGCAACCCCGGGCGCGGGCCCGTGCGCGTGTTCGGCTTTCGCGAGGGCGATCTGATCGAGCTGTTCTCGAAGATCCGCGGTGATGCCGGCCGCGAAGAGTCCGCGAACTTCCTGGCCGCGAAGGCCAAGACCTGCGGCGAGCTGGCCGAGCAAGACTTGAACATTCGCGACGTGAACGTGAGCTTGGTGCAGGCGCGCTACGCTGTGGAGAAGCGTGACAAGGACAACTGCCGCTTGAAGCGAATCTCCGCGACGACCAAGACGAAGGGCGATCTGCAGGCCGAATCCAAGCCGGGACCGCCGCCGCCGAGCGCGGCTCCGGCACCTGCCCCTCCCGCCTCGCCCGCGCCGAGCCCGAGTAGCGGGTTCGCCGTCAGCCGGAGCGCGAGCTGCAGCTGCGATATGGCGACCTCCCGCGCGACGGGGCCGGGGCTCTTCGCGCTGGCAGTGATCAGCCTCGCGCGCCTGCGGCGGCGCACGGCACGTCGGCGGCGTGCCACGGCGGTGAGCGCCTCCATGCTCCAATCGTCGTCGGGATCGCGAACGAAGAGAAGGCGCTGCTGCAATCAGGGTGTTCCTCCCTCGCGGCGTTCGGCGGTCGAGCTCGTCGCGCGCTGATTCTGCGCGATCGTCCGCCGAGGGCCCTTCGCAGCGCGACGCATCCATCCGCGCGCTCTGCTCGGATCCGCTGATAGAATGCGGGGCGTGAACTCCCACCGCACACCCGCGCTGCCGATTGCCATCGGAGCTCTCTTGTGGACGGGGTTCGCGCTGGGCGCCGTCGACAAGGGACCGTTGCTCGGCGACGTGACCAAGGACGAGGTGACGATCCGTTGGTTCACCGACCAACCGTCCGTCGGGACGGTCGCGTACGGCACGACTCCCACGGGGCTCACGCTGGCCACGAGCGAGGCCGCAGCGAGCACCGATCACGAGGTGACGACTGCAGCCACCGAGTACTATTACGCGATCACGTCGGGTGCGGACCTGATTCAGGGCCCGGGGCTCCAGTTCCGCACGGCACCCGACCCCTGCACGCCCTTCCGCTACGTGGTGTTCGGAGACACACGGGGCGCGACCGCGCTCTGCGACAACTTCACCGACTGGGCCAAGGTCTCGATGATGATCGCCGCCCAGCAGCCCGACTTCGTGGTCGGAACCGGCGACTACGTGTACGCGGGCGTCACGCCTGCCTGCTGGGACCACTGGTTCGATCAAGCCGGCGCGCTCTTGCGCCGCGCGCCCTTCTTCGGCGTGATCGGCAACCACGAGTACAAGGCGGGAAAATACAGCGCTACACCAGGGCACGGCGCGCGAGCTGGTCGCTCTGGTCACTAGACTGGCCGGAGGTGTCAATGACGGAGGGGTCAATGTAAGCGAAGGTACTACTCATGGAGGCACGCATCGCCATGACCACAAAAACCGCGCTCGTTCGTAGTGTTGCCGCAGTCGTCGCGCTCGCCCTTGGAGGCTGCAGCGCCAGCACCGCCGACCCAGCGGCCGACGGCGTCGGTGACGAAGACTCGGAGGTTTGCGGCGGCAAGTGCGACCACGCCAACGCCTGCAGCTACAGCGGAGGGTTCGTCGAGACCGTGGCCAAAGGGCCTCACGACAACGCCGCGGGAGTCGCGCTGACACTGACCGCGGCGGACGCGGTCTCGAACGACGCTCTGGGCGCCGTGCTCGACGCGCTCGATGCAGCGGGCGTGCGCGCAAACTTCTTCGTATCGAAGGCCTTCCTGACCAACCTGAGCGCCGTGAACGCTTCCCGAATCCGAGCGCGGAACGATCAAGTCTCGCCGTACCTCTACATCAACTACCTGAAGCCCGCGCCCACCGCAGACAAGGTGAAGGAAAGCCTCTACGATACGGAGACCGCGCTCGCCAAGCACGAGCTGCTGTCGCCTCAAGGCAGTCTGTTCTTCCGCTTCCCCTATGGCGGAAGCTGCGCGCACCAAGAGGAGCTTCACGCCCGCATCGGTCGGATCTCGGTCGGCTGGCACGTACACGACCAGGGCCTGGTGAACGCCAACGCCAACACCTGGCGCACGGAGATGAACAAACGGGTCAACACGACCCAGGGTGGCGTGGTGCTCGTCCACCTGCTCAGCCTGACCAAGAAGCGCGCCAGCGAAGCTTTTGCGCCTTGGCTCAAGGACCTCGCGGCCAAGTACGTCGTGACCACGCTGGGACAGCGGGCGAACTTTCCCGGTTACGCCAATCGCCTCGACAGCCTGATGTATCGAGTTCCCGGTCCGTTCGTGCAGATGTCAGCACAGGGCGAGGTCTACGCGGGCGTCGCCGAGCCGAAGGCCCGGGTGTTCTTCCGCGCGAAGACCAGCAACTACGTGGGCGACCCGGACGGCGAGGTGGAGCTCAGCCACTCGGAGGGATGCGCCGCCGGTACCTGCCGAGAGCAGATCTGGTCGACCAACGAGAACGCGGCAAACTGCCTGGATCCAAGCCCGATCTTGGATGCGCAGTGCTCCATCACCTCGAGTCTGACGGGCAAGGCGTCACTGCTGATCCCAGCCTCGGACTTTGGCGCTTACCAGTATCTCGGCAAAGGCCTCGGCAACGGCAGCTGGACGCTCAGCGCCCCACCGCTCTCGGCCGGGAACGATGCGCCGGTCGGGTTCGGCGACTGGGAGGTCGTGATCACGGGAACCAACCCCAAGGCCGAACGCTTCGTCCCGGTGCTGGCAGAGTGGACGGGAGCGGAAACGATTTCCGACGAAGTAGCTCGTGAAGTGACAGCCCCGGCGATCCTCAGCGCGGGCGGCGCCGCGAGCACCCCCGTTCTGTTCAAGAAGACGGGCGCCAAGCTCAATCCCATCAAGGTGGTGGTGGAGATCGCCGCTCCAACCGTTCCGCAGGGCGACGCCTCGCAGGTCTCGCTCTCGCTCTTGCACGCCGACTGGCCAGAAGTGGCGCTCGTCGCTCAGTCGCCTGTGGTCAGTGGCAGCAAGGTCACCTATTCGTTCACGGTGGACCTGAACAGCAGCGTGTTCGCAAAAGAGGACGAGAAGCTCGACGCAAGCCGGTCGTTCACTCGCTCCCCCTTGGGCGCCTGGTCGCTCCGCTTCACCTCACCGGCTCTCGCAGGCGCCAAGCTCACCGCGTTCCGTGTCAGCATCAACTGAAGCACCAGGCCCGCGTGCGGCCCGTAGCAGCCGCTCGACACATCGGTCGGCGGCGAACGCTGGTCGAGGCGTCACACTCAGGCTTTCGAGAAGCAGCGTTTGCTACGGCGCGTAGTACTTGCCGTTGGCCAGTGCACAAGCGTTGGCTTCCTCGGCCTTTGCCGCCGCGAACTCGTCTTCGGGCGTGGTTGGATCGTTCTCGATGAGACTCCAGACGATCCAGCAGAAATTCACGGCTTGGGAGCAGCCGCCCACGTTGGGATAATCGTGCGAACAGGGCGTCGTGCCCAGAGTGCCGCCTGAGTCCGTGCAGGTCTGATCGAAGACCGCCTTCTCCGGGCCTTGGAATCCTGACGCTTCGTAACAAGCGCCGTTGTAGCTTTCGATGGGCAAGAGGCACGACTCGAAGTCGGCGCCGTTGCAGGGCGTGCCGGCGTCGCCAGTCCCTCCGCCGCCAACTCCACCGACTCCACCCACGCCGCCGACCCCGCCCAGTGCGCCACCACCGTCGTTGTTACCGGCCACGCCGCCCGATCCGGCCGCGCCGCCCGATCCGCTCGCGCCCCCGCCGGCGCCCGCCGCGCCGCCGGTTCCGCCTCCGTTCGTCGAGCTGTTGCACGCGAACAGCCCCAAGGCTGCGACCACCAACCACGAACGCTCGAGCATCACTCCTCTTAGCACTTCGACTCGTACGCCATGCGCAATTTCGCGCCGGTTGACGTTGCGTCACATTCGTCGTCGGAGCGGCGGGGAGTCAGCCGTGCAGGTCTCGCCGGGCTCGAAGTTGCCGGCGGTTCGACGGTACCCGCGGCAGGTACCTGGTCAGACGGCCTGGAACCGCTTGCCGACTTTGACGTGGCGCTTCGGCCGCGCGGGGTCGTAGATGAGCCACAGCGCCAGTCCAATTGGGGGACCCGCCCGACCCTGAATCTCAGCGCGGTTCCCGCGGTTAGAGCATCCAACCGACGCGCAAGTTGAGGGTCGGAACGGTGGCGCGGCCGATGGTCTCGAGCGTGTCTTGCACCTTCTGATCGTTCGGCTTGACGTACTTGTCGATGACCTCGGCCGGTACGCCCGGGGGCAGCTGCGTGTCGAAGTGGATTTCACTGGGCGCGAGGGGGATCTGAAGGCCGACGTCGATGCCCAGAGTGAATCCCGAGCCGAAGATGTGTTGGAGGCCGATCTGCGGAGTCAGCACCAACGTGCGCACGGACGCGATGCTCTCCACGGCGAGCGAGTCCGGCAGCGTGGGCGCGATGGCCTGGTAGGGGCGAACGTCGTAGCTGCTCTTGAACGAGCCCTTGATGGTCGCGTAGCCGACTCCCGCACCCACGAAGAACATGCCGCCGAACGGAAAGAGCCGGCCGTAGGCGTCGTACTCTTGGTAGGAAAGCTGGGCGTCGCCGTAGAGCGAGATCTTTATCGTCGGGATGAGCCCCACGTTTATTCCGGCTCCGAAATAGCGCGTGAGCTTGATGGCACCCCCGAAGCTCAGGATGCTCGGCAACCCGACGCCCACGAGGCCGCCGATCCTGAACGGACCAAACAAGCCGCCCGGGGAGTCGTCTTCTTCCTCGTCCGGCTTGTCCTGGTCGGCCGACGCGGGCGACGGAGCGGGCGCGCTCTCGCTGCGCGCCGTCGGCGCTGCATTTGACCGCTGCGTGGTGCGCGGCCTCGGCTGCGGTGAAGCGCGAGGGCGCTCGACCGGAGCGCTGTGCGACGGGGCGGGCGCGCGCGGCTTGTCTGGAGGAGGCGGCGCGGGGAAGGTGGCTTTCGGAGGTTTCTTCGGAGGCGCTTCAGCCGGCGGGGGCGGCGGGGGCGGGGGATCCGGAGGCGCTTCCGGTGGAGCGGGCGGCTGTTGCGGGGCAGCGGGCGGTGGGGGC
It contains:
- a CDS encoding VOC family protein: MARVTGVGGVFLRSADPKALGAWYAKHLGVEVGEWGATFMWKDEVPAGTGMTAWNPFPMDTTYFGEGKQAVMINYRVDDLEALLVALAAAGVWIDPKRQNESYGLFAWIKDCDGNRLELWQPLEAPEHGAG
- a CDS encoding metallophosphoesterase, with translation MNSHRTPALPIAIGALLWTGFALGAVDKGPLLGDVTKDEVTIRWFTDQPSVGTVAYGTTPTGLTLATSEAAASTDHEVTTAATEYYYAITSGADLIQGPGLQFRTAPDPCTPFRYVVFGDTRGATALCDNFTDWAKVSMMIAAQQPDFVVGTGDYVYAGVTPACWDHWFDQAGALLRRAPFFGVIGNHEYKAGKYSATPGHGARAGRSGH